Proteins found in one Vicinamibacteria bacterium genomic segment:
- the purN gene encoding phosphoribosylglycinamide formyltransferase: MRNLGVLISGRGSNLQAILAAVSEGRLEARVGVVISNVASARGLERARAAGVPTAIVSHRDFPSREDFDTAIVAELREHHVDLVCLAGFMRILSPVLVNAFPERILNIHPSLLPSFPGLDAQRRALEHGVKVSGASVHFVDEQLDHGPIVLQRAVPVFEDDDEQALAARILEEEHKLYPEAIALVLDGRVRIEGRRAVIRECRSTNESLI; this comes from the coding sequence TTGAGAAACCTGGGAGTTCTCATCTCGGGCCGGGGCTCGAACCTCCAGGCGATACTCGCCGCCGTTTCCGAGGGGCGGCTCGAGGCTCGGGTCGGGGTCGTGATCAGCAACGTCGCATCCGCGAGAGGTCTCGAGCGGGCTCGAGCCGCGGGAGTCCCGACGGCGATCGTTTCCCACCGGGATTTTCCCTCGCGCGAGGACTTCGACACCGCCATCGTCGCCGAGCTTCGAGAGCACCACGTCGACCTCGTCTGTCTCGCGGGATTCATGAGGATTCTCTCCCCGGTTCTGGTGAACGCTTTTCCCGAACGCATCCTCAATATCCATCCGTCGCTTCTGCCCTCGTTCCCCGGCCTCGACGCCCAACGTCGAGCGCTCGAGCACGGTGTCAAAGTCTCGGGAGCTTCGGTTCATTTCGTAGACGAGCAGCTCGACCACGGGCCAATCGTACTGCAGCGCGCCGTTCCCGTCTTCGAGGATGACGACGAGCAGGCGCTTGCCGCGCGCATCCTCGAGGAGGAGCACAAGCTCTACCCCGAAGCGATCGCACTGGTGCTCGACGGGCGGGTGCGCATCGAGGGCCGGAGGGCGGTGATCAGAGAATGTCGCTCGACGAACGAATCGCTTATCTGA
- the tyrS gene encoding tyrosine--tRNA ligase produces MSLDERIAYLTKGAVDVVRVEDLRAKLERSARTKKPLRVKVGFDPSAPDIHLGHTVLMRKMKHFQDLGHDVVFLIGDFTALIGDPTGKSKTRPQLTREEITKNAETYKEQVFKILDPAKTLVDFNSRWLGALGSEGFIKLASRYTVARMLERDDFKRRYQAEQPIAIHEFLYPLAQAYDSVALEADFELGGTDQLFNLLVGRDIMREYGLEPQVVLTTPLLEGIDGVEKMSKSMGNYVGVTEPPEEMFGKLMSISDELMWRYYELLTDLSLREIEGLKARDDPMRSKMDLARRIITDFHSADAAAEAQRHFDSVIRKKEIPDELPEHRVAAGSYLLSQLLVEGGLAPSKNEAKRLIRQGAVSIDGERAAEDRKLEMGDELLLKVGKRRFLKLVRN; encoded by the coding sequence ATGTCGCTCGACGAACGAATCGCTTATCTGACCAAGGGCGCCGTCGACGTGGTCCGGGTGGAGGACCTGCGCGCCAAGCTCGAACGCTCGGCGAGGACGAAAAAGCCGCTCAGAGTCAAAGTGGGCTTCGACCCCTCGGCTCCCGACATCCATCTCGGCCACACCGTTCTGATGCGGAAGATGAAGCATTTCCAGGACCTCGGCCACGACGTGGTGTTTCTCATCGGCGATTTCACCGCGCTCATCGGTGACCCGACGGGCAAATCGAAGACGAGACCACAGCTCACCCGTGAAGAGATCACCAAGAACGCCGAGACCTACAAGGAGCAGGTCTTCAAGATCCTCGATCCCGCGAAGACCCTCGTCGACTTCAATAGCCGCTGGCTCGGAGCTCTCGGAAGCGAAGGATTCATCAAGCTGGCCTCGCGCTACACCGTGGCCCGAATGCTCGAGCGAGACGATTTCAAGAGGCGGTATCAGGCGGAGCAGCCGATTGCGATCCACGAGTTTCTCTATCCTCTGGCGCAGGCCTACGATTCCGTGGCCCTCGAAGCGGATTTCGAGCTCGGTGGGACGGACCAGCTCTTCAACCTCCTCGTCGGCCGGGACATCATGCGCGAGTACGGCCTCGAGCCCCAGGTGGTGTTGACGACACCTCTGCTCGAGGGAATCGACGGCGTCGAGAAGATGTCGAAGAGCATGGGGAACTACGTCGGCGTGACGGAGCCTCCCGAGGAGATGTTCGGAAAGCTCATGTCCATCTCCGACGAGCTCATGTGGCGGTATTACGAGCTCCTCACCGATCTGAGCCTTCGCGAGATCGAGGGTTTGAAGGCCCGGGACGACCCGATGCGGTCCAAGATGGATCTGGCCCGGCGCATCATCACCGATTTCCATTCGGCCGACGCTGCCGCCGAAGCCCAGCGCCATTTCGACTCGGTGATTCGCAAAAAGGAGATTCCCGACGAGCTCCCCGAGCACCGCGTGGCCGCGGGGAGCTACCTGCTCTCGCAGCTCCTGGTCGAGGGAGGGCTCGCCCCCTCGAAGAATGAAGCGAAACGTTTGATTCGGCAGGGGGCAGTGTCGATCGACGGGGAACGGGCCGCGGAGGATCGAAAGCTCGAGATGGGCGACGAGCTATTACTAAAAGTCGGAAAGCGAAGGTTTCTGAAGCTCGTCCGGAATTAG
- a CDS encoding SIMPL domain-containing protein (The SIMPL domain is named for its presence in mouse protein SIMPL (signalling molecule that associates with mouse pelle-like kinase). Bacterial member BP26, from Brucella, was shown to assemble into a channel-like structure, while YggE from E. coli has been associated with resistance to oxidative stress.) produces MLFLLTVLSQLSSALEPHLVVTGRAVISAQPERAAVDVGVITEAPEAQAAASQNASKLDRVLNALRDELGPGADFETLSYTLRPNYRRPAPREEPVLTGYVASNIVRIKDLALDAVGKAIDLASASGSNTIHNISFSLRDENAAKSEALRQAAADARAKADTLAGALGVSVVRILTATEGEPDIVRPMPAFRSEMAMAQADVTTPVEPGTIEIRASVTLVVEISQ; encoded by the coding sequence GCATCTCGTGGTCACGGGTCGCGCCGTGATCTCGGCTCAGCCCGAGCGCGCGGCGGTCGACGTCGGCGTCATCACCGAGGCGCCCGAAGCGCAGGCTGCCGCAAGTCAGAACGCCTCAAAGCTCGACCGCGTCTTGAATGCCCTCAGGGACGAACTGGGACCGGGCGCGGATTTCGAGACCCTGAGCTACACGCTCCGCCCCAACTACCGGAGGCCCGCTCCTCGAGAAGAGCCGGTTCTCACCGGCTATGTGGCCTCGAACATCGTGCGGATCAAAGACCTTGCGCTCGACGCCGTGGGCAAGGCGATCGATCTCGCCTCGGCGTCGGGATCGAACACGATCCACAACATCTCGTTCAGCTTGCGTGACGAGAATGCGGCGAAATCGGAAGCCCTGAGACAGGCGGCGGCGGACGCCCGGGCCAAAGCCGACACGCTCGCCGGGGCTCTCGGCGTGTCCGTCGTGCGCATCCTTACCGCCACCGAAGGGGAGCCGGACATCGTTCGCCCCATGCCGGCTTTTCGGTCGGAGATGGCCATGGCTCAGGCGGACGTTACCACGCCCGTCGAGCCAGGAACGATCGAGATCCGGGCAAGCGTCACGCTCGTCGTGGAGATATCGCAATGA